From the Telopea speciosissima isolate NSW1024214 ecotype Mountain lineage chromosome 9, Tspe_v1, whole genome shotgun sequence genome, the window GCATCTTGGTATGACCCAAATCAATactgtgactatcacacccaagaggggcaccccactgatgaatgcattgcactcgggcatgctatccaagacctGTTGGAAGCAGGAAAATTCAAGCCAGGGGCAAAACAACAGTCTGTTAATCAGacaatcaatgccctcgaagaagatttagaagggtttgatcccacctccTTAATCCAAGCTTTGCCGGTTCCTTCAGAAGAGGTAGTGATAGGTCAAAAGTTTCCATCAATGATATTCGCCCAGGATGTCCAtgaatcctctctttcttcaataACCCAGATGACCAAGCTGAATGGGTCTGAAGGCAATGAAgagatcaaggaaaaagaggattTGGCAGGATTGCAATCTCAGATTGACCTTTTGCCTTTCCAACTCTAGGAACAGATCATGCATCGAGTCTTACACTACTCACaaggtccaacgactaaccacggggtaaatgtgttcccatgccgtgtgtgtgtgcacgAAAGTGTTACAGGAAGcagctatcatccgatctcagagtacttagtatgacgtacctCACCTCCCCAGGGGTAAAGGTAAGACAGGGTGTACCCtcatcatttgatttcacttcgagtacTATGCATAATGCAGTTAGTACACAGAAAAGTTAGCCACACAGGTCTTCATACAaaattggagagaatattcttgcatttattggtagcatctatttagAAAGCTTGACCTCAAGTGGATGTTTATCCACTAATCCCCAGCgtagtcgccactgtaagtaccgtggtcctctacgacgaggtttcctcagccttattggCTACAGACTATCAGATATGGTAAAGTGGGGGTATCATTTTGATACATTATCATAGGGTAAGGGTCATACTttataaaaatactaaaataaaatgaggagtcgccacctaggattagggcctaggacccaatagaTGTAGCACTATCCATTATGAACGAAAACGGGCTACAGAGCTCCacatggtctggtcagagattcaggtaAGGGctcaggttacaagcatgggaaggtgttaggcacccatcttgcccggcataaaccgatctttctgttatagatgctaaaagggcgaatattctctctttctatgacAATGAGGCTATATAATGTACATGATTCCTATATTTACAATATATCCATTAAAATGGGAAAACACAAAAGACAACATTGTAACGACTAGAATGCAATGATTATACCTTCATAGGGGTATACCTCAGATCTTAACGATCCCCTGGCTCAAGGGAAGACGAACGAATGGACCAACACCTGGTTTCTTGAACAAAGTAATAGTACTCTGGATGTGCTTGTAAGCGGACAGAACAATGACTAGTAAAGAGGAAGTTTCGTTATCCGTATACAGATGGAATAACGACTTGACTGGAATGGGATCGCTCTTCGGATGCATGGGTAATCGAcggatctacccacaactcgAGCGGGTAATCGAGGGATCTACCTGCAACTCAAGTGGctaatcgatggatctacccacaactccGAACACCGCTCAAAACTCGCTCATAAAGGcttaaaaaaaggggaagaaacgagctgggagggtctccctCAGCTTGGGATTGCCTCCAAtgaagggagggggaccctcctatttataggggaggtcCCATTTCCACGGCACCGGGTACAttgcccacggcgccgtggatgacATCATCCTGCCGACGTTATAATCCTCCACGGCAGCATGGTTCCATACACCATTACCGTGGGAGGCCTCCACTATGTCGTGGGGCACTGTCCACGACGCTGTTGACAATGTGGTCCCCCTCTTCCTACTTTTTAACCCCTTAAATGggcttttttggggttttggatgTCTTTTTGGTCttaggaaaggaaaaaaggggtGCGTTGTCCATCATCCATGTCCCGTCGTCATCATCGTcaggggggtgacaaaattcagtgtctatagTTTACTGAATTTCTCTGTAGCCCATTTGCTGTGTTGTGTCATCAATTGCCTTCTTTTGATTTACCTAAGAGCAAGATCTATGAAAATAAGGTGTAGTTGTACATAATGCTTATGTGCATAGATTAAATCTGTTTGGCATGGCCATGTAACTTCCAAGTGAATATGGTTATGTATTGTGcaataaaatttgaattttagcTACATAATCTATGAATGGATGGCACAAGGCCTTTTTGATAAATGGTTGCCAATATATTGTAAAGATTTGGATATAATAAAGGCTCAGTTTGTTCATAATTGGACCTTTCATCAAAGAAGCCATCATACTTGTCTGGACCTCCCACAAGAGCTCCAACCAAAACATTGGGGTTTCCCTCGGGACGATTATACCATTCCTCAAACCCTTGAACGCAGCCATTGGTAGATCGGAGAGAATATAGAGAAGGAATTGAAGCACCTCTATGGTGAACATGAGCTGGATAATTCTCTCCAAACCCAACCAAGTAACTCATATACTTCGGATTTTTGCCAAGAATGTAATCATCCTGAGGATGTAGGAACAGATACcatattatttgaattttcTAGGCAGAAATTGTAGGTCGATGCTATGGaccatgggatcatggtggttcaccttggaAAACTAATGACAAATGTTTTTTGAGTTCCTTGTTTTAGGGAACTCCAGGGTTGTCcttagggttgccctagggcaccctaatctggcttgggcatcctaatttcaattttagggttttccatagttgcccatggtgccctattggaaccctattagggtttggtatgacaaaccaatgcccagtccgtCTCTTTAACGTCCTATAGAATTATTGGGATCCATATCATAAAGAAAATCATCCttattccatctcatggatagagggatccatcccacacccgAATGCACAACAAAAAACAATCGATTCGGGACACTTTCACATCCCATCAATACAATTAAATCAACaagaattaacatagaattgctaacctgatgagcctcaagtgttgctcctccaatagacaatggttcttcctccaatgagcactccaagcaaacagatctgaacgtccaatggtgtagccaagattcttcaagccaatcctagatgctcttcagttcttcaagcatgtatctgggtttccaaaaccctaactctcaaataaagtggagagcaagaagaaggagaagaagagatcacaggAACCAAAAtcatccaagaggggggggggggtagccaaaaacgtggagcactgcccccctcctgctttttttttattttataatgctagggtttccaaaaccctaaatggaaaaaatcccagtgagagtcagactctctctctccttgttggctttcctgtttaaactcaaagtgcttctaattggtgaagaagcagaatctaatagggaatgatataattaattaattattttaatttatagataattacaattagtaccatatccattaattaaataaagaaccaattattttagtaaattctaAACAACTCCCTACAttataataaattatcatgtacaaccccccccccccactaatcaacaccatcattatggaatctagggcatgtacacttgtactgtcaaatcccattccatagtacatgtccatataagagtgtttgTGTAattgatcgggtcccgcaaaactcgataaaacactttaatcaaataactacatataatctattatcttatataaaataagttttgcaaaaatcatttccaaaatgtcactagatccagatttcgattcgaccatacacagacaacttCAATCTCGATGTTTCCCAATTGGACAGTGGTAACCATATTgggtaactccttcactcacaaagtgttcgctcattcccaaaacaccgactttgactcactttagtctcagtcattgatgaaccaaagaatgcgatcacactttgcagcgacagggttccttCAGGTAAAGGGtcttggtgacacatgtctatccctttctgcatctggtagtaatacatgagggaatcaataaaatagattcttcgccaatacacacatcgatcatgtgagtaTTCACATGcgtaccttgacatcacatgtctaggcatacccaatgcgatgatcatatgataagggtgcctagcccaaaccctagtcgtgactaccattttaagtaatacttacggacacataatgctaaaaaattttatatcgcaaatattaaaccaaaatgcaTAAAAGTTGAATACAAAGTAAAACTggattgaaccagaccgaaccgggtttgatggacacataaatccaacagaaATTATATATGGAACTCTATAAAAGCTCAATTCAAGGAGAAATTTTATCATCGTAACTGAAATAGAAGTTGAGAATCTGAAAGTTCAGGTCCATTCCTTGATCTTCAAATCACAATCAAGCACAGTAGTCcttgaaattatcaaaatggaaagaaagaagTACAGTATAATTATATATCTTGAAGAGAAGGTATTTATATACCTTAGAAAGAAGGATCTGTACACCAGCATATTTGTTGTCCCAAGAGAATTCTGTCATACCCCATCCAGTGCCACCCAAGGCACCAGCATTATCAGAGACATACTTGAGATGGTATTGGTCTCTTGTTGCTCTGAAGAGCCAGGTAGTACCCCATAACAATTCATCCTTCACCAGATAAGCATTTATTTAATGAGATAGTATTGGTCTCCTATTGCTCTGATGagtttcatattttttattgtttgatgGCTGCAATAATGAGTTGTATTGTCTAACACTGCTATAATTTACAAGTGCTTGCTATTTAATTTCATATTGTTTGTTATATATAATGTATGTGTTATTCAGATATTATAGCTACTTCgtcaaaatcaaaaggaaaatcgAAAGTGGGTCCTGCCTCTTGGTCCAGCAATGAGGTTGTTTTACTAGTTAGGTTCATGGTAGATAATGTAAGGGCTGGCAATAAGACTGGGGCAACCTTCAGCAAAAATGAGTGGGATGACATTCATACCCGATTAGAAGCCAGACTTGGTAGGGTGTTCGATAGGGAACAGATAAGGAACAAGTTCAACAAGATGAGGATAGAGTACGAAAGTTTCAAATCATTGCTTCAAACTACAGGGTTTGGATGAAACTCAATCACCAACACAGTTACTGTTGACAATGACAGTGTTTGGGATAAAGCTATAGCGGTAGATACTATACTAATATCTTCCTTGGTTTGATATAAACTATTATATTTGGTCTTATGTTGGTAATTGTGTAGTAAATGTCTactaatttattttatattgtaTATAGACAAATTCAGGATGGAAAAAGTTTAGGCATCAAGGCTTGTCACATTGGCCTGAACTCCAAATTATATTTGGAGATTCTTATATCCATGGAGATGGTGGAGTAGATAGCATGCAAGACTGGGTGACAACCAGGATTGAAGATCTAGTGGTTGATGAGGAAATAGCTACACTAACCAACACCACTCCAATAGGTCTAGATATCATACAAGTCAATGAGGTTGAGGAAGAGATACAGACTATAATCCATAAACAAGATAGAACTCCAACAGCTAAACGGAAGCGAAGTATGTCCAACAGTGTCACAACTGCTTTGGGATATGTTAGGAAGTTGTGTCAGATAAAGATAGAGAGGGCAACTGCAAGTACTGAGGCTAGTTCTGAAGTTTCAGGCTTTGGCACATCAGTGACTCCTATGGCTTTTGTCGACACTAGTGTTTTAGCATGTGCACATGTCCTTGACGAAATACCTGATATAAGTAAGGACATATATCTGAAGGGCTTAAAACAAATTAGAGAGTCAATTGTGTGGAGGGAGTCATTCATGGGTTGTAGGTCTGACAGGAGGATGTGGCTGTTGGAGGAGTTAGAATAGCGTGTTGTTATCCTATGAACTTGAATTTAGTTATGTTGTGTGTTTCATTTGGGTGGTATGATGAtacaatcttttattttatttgtttctgtTTGGTTGTTTGGAACAATTTGTTGCTTATGCGGATATATGTTGAATAATATGTATTTGTGTTTTAGATTTATTTTGGATTATAGTTAAAGTTTATGTATTGTTGTGAATATGTAGCAGTCATGGCAACAATACACCAGTTCAGTAATGAATCTTCAAGTGATGATGGTGACATGATTATGATAGCTGCAACTTTAGTTGCTGCACAATCTCTATACACAAGAGAACCTTGTAGGGATGGTAGACATCCAGGATCAATAATGATCCATGAGGTTTTGAGTGGTCATGGAAACCGTTGCTTTCAAATGTTCTGCATGAAAAGACATGTCTTCCAAAACCTATGTACACTGATGGTATCTAGAAAATGATTGAAAGACACTCGATATTTAAGGGTGGATGAGCAAATAACCATGTTTATGATGATAGTGGGAAAGGGTTTTTCTAATCGGGTTATTCAAGAGGACTTTCAACATTCTGGGGAGACTATTAGCCGTACATTCAAGAGGGTGTTAATGGCTATGAAAAAATTGGCAAAAGAAAGGATCAGACCACCAAATATCGAGCAAATTAAATTAGATATGCAAATAAAATCGAAATTCTATCCTTTCTTTAAGGTAATATGCAATCaatataaatatgaaaattcatttattttaatttttcttgtttttagtatgacaagtttattttatgaaatttgTGATTTTAGGATTGTATTGAAGCAGTCAATGGTAGTCATATTAGTGTCATAGTGCCTAAGGAAGACGCTAGTCGTTATAGAAACTGAAAGGGCATTAACACACAAAACGTGATGTGTAtatgttcttttgatatacGATTTACATATGTTTATGCGGGTTGGAAGGACAGCGCTAATGATTGTCATATATTTGAACATGCAAGGAGAGATCCCGCATTAAAGTTTTCACACCCACCTGAAGGTAAAACCCATTTAATCTTACTGATATATTAAATCATTTTCTATGAAGTACTTAATTTGTTAACTTAGGTTTTCCTTACAATGGTTTGTATGTGTAAGAAAATATCATGTTGTAGACTCTGGGTATGCAAGTCAAGTTGGGTACTTGATCCCATTTCGAGGTGAGAGGTACCATATTCCAGACTACCAGGGAGCAGGGAGAAACCCAAAGACTGCTAAAGAGTTTTTCAACTACAGACATTCTTCATTTAGGAATGTAATTGAGCGTAcatttggggttttgaaaaatagatttaaaatattaagACATATGTCAAGTTTTGATATCAGATTCCAACCATATATTGTGATTGCCTGTTGTGGATTGCATAATTATATTCGTGACAAACAAACGGCGGATAAAGCATCTGCTGAATTAAGTGATGACGACAAAGTAGTCATAGATGAACTAAATTCTGTACACGAGCCCTATGAAACATCTATGTCTACTCTGAATCAGAGAGACAGTGCAAGAATGATGAATGACTTGCGAAAAAATATTGCAAATGAATTGGCTAGTAGTAGGATGGCAGAAATCTGACTTATATGAGTTTGTATATGTTTGACCAAACTATAGATAGCTTATGTAACTTATGTTGGATTTGTTATGACAAACAACGTTTTAGTTTGATGGATGGTTATTTTAATCCTTCTTATTCATAATTTGTTATGTCTGTTAAATCTAACTGTCATATAAACTGGGTATATATTCAATGTGCAGATGTCTACTAATATGAATTTAAATTCTGTTGCAAAATGCGAGAAATGTGGAAGAGAATGCATGATATGAACATCTAGGTCCGAGAAGTCTAGAGGCAGGGATTATTTCAGATGTCCTAGTGggtgttctttttttctttgggttaatcAACTGAAGTGGTGTGCATGTACACAAGGACAATATAAAGTTAGGATAGCGAAAACAGAAATAAACTGTAGTCGCTCATTTTGTTGCTGTCCTAAATCGACTGGAGTACGATCAGCTATACaatcattttatttaatttattttacatattttttcCATGATTTATATATTATTGTTCATACCTGTAACTTACATGAATTTACAGAGTGACAATCGCGGCTGTGAATTTTTCCAATAGATAAAAGAAGGCACGACCTCATCTTCTAGCCAACAGACTAATGTATCAATGGTTTGTCCCTCAGGCTCAACAGCTGTATCCGCTCCGCCTTCATCAGAATTTTTGAAAGATTATTGCAAGACTACAATTACATCCTCGAAGAATCATGCGAAAATGTTCAAAAACATCCTTGAAGGTCTTACCAAGTTAgacttgaagaaagaagaagattaaatCTAGTTTTAAGTTGTTAAAGTTGTAATTTCATGACTTAACTAATTATAAgttcacatattttaatttatgttaagTTTGGTAATTTAttagatattttaatttatgttaaatataaaaatttatgagatatttttaatttatgtttgtaTGTTTGTTATGTAAGAGAGACATGTATTTTTTGGTAAGGATgacattattataattaatatcaaataagGAAGAACAGATTATACCAAACATCATTTTTGTTCTGAACGGcattcttgagaccgttaccaaacggtcattttcggtctcagatAGTCGTTCCAGACCAGAAACACCAAAGAatgtttctagtcaagaacgagcgttctttgttcagaccgttaccacaCGCAACCTAAGTGTTTCATTCAAAGAATGACTACTGATGGTGTGTTCCTGACTTTTCTTTAATGCAAGTTGGTGAAGATACATTTCATATACAATCCAGTATTAGAGATTACTTGTAAGAACAAAAATCAGTTCACGTTTGAGGACAAATAATGTTTATATCATCACATGAGACACTTcacttttaaaaagaaaaaaaaaaaattcttacagAAGAGGCTGTCAATTTGCCTGGAAAAAAGATTCTGCGATTCTATTTTACACATGATTCTCACAAGAAGGCAAACTTGATCATTCCTACAAGTCCCAAAGTATCCACCCATGTATGTACAAGATCCACCACTCCATCAGGCAAGCGGATATGGAAAACTGAAATGGGAGATTAGTATACACATccataatgaaagaaaattgGAGATTACTATGGATTCACCAAGCATATTCTATAATTTCTCTGCTTCCAAGTTAGCTTCAGAGGGTTTCAGGCCCAAGGATTCCTATAATCTTCCACCATGCAAATCAGAGCATTTTGTCTCGTCAACATTTGTCTTTTTTATATCATTGAGAGAAACCTCCATGATAGGAAAAGAGTTTGTTGGGGAGTCGCCATGGCCCGCCTGAGCATTTTGATCCTTCAAATCCAGGAATTCTGTGTCATGTTCCAATGTGAAGGTTGAATCAATTGGGATCCCATCAAATCTAGGTGTGTGACTGAAATCCCTTGTAGAGGTATTAGATACCTCATCAGAGGAGTCAGATACCTGATTAGTGTGTCTCTCAGTCAACAGTGAGCCTGATTCCCTTTTAGATCCTGAAACTGATTCTGGATCCCCTTTAGATTTGTTCGATAGTCTCCTTGAGAGTGCATCCTTTAGGCCATGAGCAGACTTTCCAGCATGCTTGAGAATGCTATTTGCCATGCCTTTCATGTTTCCCTTCCCTGGGGTTTCAGGGCCACTTCCATCAGGACTTAAGCTCTCCTTTTCTGCACTTGGATCTTCAACAGTAACTGGAATTGGAACTTCATCATCCACAACAAGTTTCACACCGGTACCCTTCTTTACTGCTGGAAGGTTGACATGTGGTGGGTGAACAACTTCTTCACCTGTGTTGATAAGCTCCTCCTTTCTAGGACTCTTGTGAAACAACATACCGAGCTTCTGTAGGCCCTTTTGAACTGTCTTCAGCGGTTTTGGTCTACTTCCTGCTCGGTTTTCATCACTGCTGCTACTATAATCCTTGCAGGACTGTGTTGCTGCTGAAATGGCACTGCCTATGGAACAATTATCCTCACATTGTATTTGGGTCTCAGAGTGCCTACTCCCTTTTCTAGGTTCCCAAGTTTGTGACACATCACTCCCTGGGTGACAAATCCATACTCCAGGCTGTTGTTGCCCTTCAATATTGATGGGATCAAATTTATCTGCAAATTTTTGAGACTTTTCAGATGATCTATTTGAGTCAAAACCTCTCTGAGTAGTTTCAGTTTCAACAAAGCTTTTATGTCCGTCCTTCTTTGATGGTTCCTCGGCACATGTATAGTCTTCTCCCTATAGAAATTTACTTGAATTCAGGTAAAACTCCAAGCTAATATCTTCATTTCAGGTAGAAGACAAAATATTACCTTTCCATTGATATCAACCACAGTGATGGCTAGATGCAACCTCCCCATTTTAATGTTCTTCAGAGGCAGCCACATGTCATGCCTTTGCCCATCCCTTAGGTCGTCGATGTTTACAGAACAGTCTCTGTTGACGGTAGGAACTTTAAGTACACTTGCTTTAGAGAAGAGAATTTTTCACTAAGAAACCAGTAAATAATTAATGAAGGGGTTTGAGATCGGGGTTGAGATGCAAACCCGAGGGTATCATCAACGAAGTGGTCCTTGTCACGAACTTGAAGATTTAGTAAATATGGAGACTCCCATATATGTATGTAGATTTTGAATTCCTCTTGCCATATTGGATTAAGAGTTTTCTTCTGAGTCTTCGTTCGAAATCTGTAAGGGCCAAGCTGTCCCTTTACATAAGGATCAGCCAATCctacaaaaaaaattcagtcaAAACACACCAGAATATAAGGTTAGTGTAATAACTCATTGAAACTTGACTAACCATTTGGATCTGATGGCTTCATGTCAGCTCCTTCCACAATTTCAACTCTAGCATAAGAAATGGCATCTTTCTCATCCACTGAGAACCACCTTTCTGAAAATTTTTAAGGCAACAGATGATGATTTATTGGCTCCTTTATTGAGTACAACAAGCAAACAACAAAAgattacataaaaaaacttgATCATAACATTACTTTAAAGTAAGTGACAGATAGAAACATATTCTCACTCATATATATTATGGGTTAGTTGATTGTTAGAAACTTATACAAGCTTTTCTTTTTAACAGAA encodes:
- the LOC122638932 gene encoding putative nuclease HARBI1, giving the protein MCICSFDIRFTYVYAGWKDSANDCHIFEHARRDPALKFSHPPEDSGYASQVGYLIPFRGERYHIPDYQGAGRNPKTAKEFFNYRHSSFRNVIERTFGVLKNRFKILRHMSSFDIRFQPYIVIACCGLHNYIRDKQTADKASAELSDDDKVVIDELNSVHEPYETSMSTLNQRDSARMMNDLRKNIANELASSRMAEI
- the LOC122640962 gene encoding C2 domain-containing protein At1g53590-like isoform X1, producing the protein MDIMEISILHHVAIVLVLIWILTSFSLIHPVVYFICLIYLYQVHERYTMRLRRRLRFEEWKQANQKRVLSDSETVRWLNHAIEKIWPICMEQIASQKLLLPIIPWFLEKYKPWTAREAMVQHLYLGRNPPRFTDIKVLRQCDDDHLVLELGMNFLSGNDMSAIIAVKLRKRLGFGIRAKLHVTGMHVEGKVLVGVKFLREWPFLGRLRVCFVEPPYFQMTVKPIFNHGLDVTELPGIAGWLDKLLAVAFEQTLVEPNMLVVDVEKLASAPTERWFSVDEKDAISYARVEIVEGADMKPSDPNGLADPYVKGQLGPYRFRTKTQKKTLNPIWQEEFKIYIHIWESPYLLNLQVRDKDHFVDDTLGDCSVNIDDLRDGQRHDMWLPLKNIKMGRLHLAITVVDINGKGEDYTCAEEPSKKDGHKSFVETETTQRGFDSNRSSEKSQKFADKFDPINIEGQQQPGVWICHPGSDVSQTWEPRKGSRHSETQIQCEDNCSIGSAISAATQSCKDYSSSSDENRAGSRPKPLKTVQKGLQKLGMLFHKSPRKEELINTGEEVVHPPHVNLPAVKKGTGVKLVVDDEVPIPVTVEDPSAEKESLSPDGSGPETPGKGNMKGMANSILKHAGKSAHGLKDALSRRLSNKSKGDPESVSGSKRESGSLLTERHTNQVSDSSDEVSNTSTRDFSHTPRFDGIPIDSTFTLEHDTEFLDLKDQNAQAGHGDSPTNSFPIMEVSLNDIKKTNVDETKCSDLHGGRL
- the LOC122640962 gene encoding C2 domain-containing protein At1g53590-like isoform X2 produces the protein MVQHLYLGRNPPRFTDIKVLRQCDDDHLVLELGMNFLSGNDMSAIIAVKLRKRLGFGIRAKLHVTGMHVEGKVLVGVKFLREWPFLGRLRVCFVEPPYFQMTVKPIFNHGLDVTELPGIAGWLDKLLAVAFEQTLVEPNMLVVDVEKLASAPTERWFSVDEKDAISYARVEIVEGADMKPSDPNGLADPYVKGQLGPYRFRTKTQKKTLNPIWQEEFKIYIHIWESPYLLNLQVRDKDHFVDDTLGDCSVNIDDLRDGQRHDMWLPLKNIKMGRLHLAITVVDINGKGEDYTCAEEPSKKDGHKSFVETETTQRGFDSNRSSEKSQKFADKFDPINIEGQQQPGVWICHPGSDVSQTWEPRKGSRHSETQIQCEDNCSIGSAISAATQSCKDYSSSSDENRAGSRPKPLKTVQKGLQKLGMLFHKSPRKEELINTGEEVVHPPHVNLPAVKKGTGVKLVVDDEVPIPVTVEDPSAEKESLSPDGSGPETPGKGNMKGMANSILKHAGKSAHGLKDALSRRLSNKSKGDPESVSGSKRESGSLLTERHTNQVSDSSDEVSNTSTRDFSHTPRFDGIPIDSTFTLEHDTEFLDLKDQNAQAGHGDSPTNSFPIMEVSLNDIKKTNVDETKCSDLHGGRL